From the genome of Spinacia oleracea cultivar Varoflay chromosome 2, BTI_SOV_V1, whole genome shotgun sequence, one region includes:
- the LOC130466883 gene encoding protein transport protein SEC16B homolog yields MLAEVGRISDSLKYCQAVYKSLKIGRSPEEDTLKQLLSSLEERIRTHQQSGYAANLAPGKIVVKLLNFFDSTVHRIAQLF; encoded by the exons ATGTTGGCCGAGGTTGGAAGGATTTCGGATTCATTGAA ATACTGTCAAGCTGTTTACAAATCTCTCAAAATTGGACGATCACCGGAAGAAGATACATTGAAACAGTTATTATCATCTCTCGAAGAGAGGATTAGGACACACCAACAG AGTGGATATGCAGCTAACTTGGCTCCAGGAAAGATAGTGGTTAAATTGCTCAACTTTTTTGATAGTACAGTTCATCGCATTGCTCAACTTTTTTGA